In Desulfovibrio sp. X2, a single window of DNA contains:
- a CDS encoding L-2-amino-thiazoline-4-carboxylic acid hydrolase, with amino-acid sequence MEKTALTNLERRTIEANIISTVFEELCGRMERTEALSVICDATRRAAWDFGAAFAREAQNGPSLPHFATVLDFWQAGDALRISNVRLDPSALTFTVTHCAYVERYREMGLADDLIYCISCARDSAFAQAYSPRLSLQRPQVISQGAPSCLFTFSWRA; translated from the coding sequence ATGGAGAAGACGGCCCTGACCAACCTGGAACGCCGGACCATCGAAGCGAACATCATTTCCACCGTCTTCGAGGAATTGTGCGGCCGCATGGAGCGGACCGAAGCGCTGTCAGTGATCTGCGACGCGACGCGGCGCGCGGCCTGGGACTTCGGCGCGGCCTTCGCCCGGGAGGCGCAGAACGGGCCTTCCCTGCCCCACTTCGCGACCGTTCTCGATTTCTGGCAGGCAGGCGACGCGCTGCGCATCTCGAACGTCAGGCTCGATCCCTCCGCCCTCACCTTCACGGTCACGCATTGCGCCTACGTGGAACGCTACCGCGAGATGGGGCTGGCCGACGACCTCATCTACTGCATCTCCTGCGCGCGGGACAGCGCATTCGCCCAGGCCTACTCGCCGCGGCTCTCGCTGCAGCGCCCCCAGGTCATAAGCCAGGGGGCTCCGTCCTGCCTCTTCACCTTCTCCTGGCGGGCCTAG
- the lolA gene encoding outer membrane lipoprotein chaperone LolA — MRFALACCLLLAMAAPAGAASASAITADIQKQYESLKGFTADFKQMLKSAATGQVEEREGTISYKKPNLVRWETDTPEKELLLVGKKVVWNYVPSEKTASKSPLNAVFSSKTMIRFISGQANLDEDFVVEEQGTEAGLIKLALTPKKPEPNLVQAFLWVDPQSHMLRSVLIVDFYGNANKLGLDNIRINPGLSDSLFEFTPPKGVTVQDNTVSQ, encoded by the coding sequence ATGCGCTTCGCACTCGCGTGCTGCCTTTTGCTGGCCATGGCGGCTCCGGCCGGGGCGGCTTCGGCGTCGGCCATAACCGCCGACATCCAGAAGCAGTACGAATCCCTCAAGGGCTTCACCGCGGACTTCAAGCAGATGCTCAAGAGCGCGGCCACCGGACAGGTGGAGGAGCGCGAGGGCACCATCTCCTACAAGAAGCCGAATCTTGTGCGCTGGGAGACCGACACGCCCGAGAAGGAGCTGCTGCTCGTGGGCAAGAAAGTGGTCTGGAACTACGTTCCTTCCGAGAAAACCGCCTCGAAGAGCCCTCTCAATGCGGTCTTCAGCTCGAAGACCATGATCCGCTTCATCTCCGGGCAGGCCAATCTTGACGAGGATTTCGTGGTTGAGGAGCAGGGCACCGAGGCGGGGCTCATCAAGCTCGCGCTGACCCCCAAGAAGCCCGAGCCGAACCTCGTGCAGGCCTTCCTGTGGGTCGATCCGCAGTCGCACATGCTGCGCAGCGTGCTGATAGTGGACTTCTACGGCAACGCCAACAAGCTCGGCCTGGACAACATCCGCATCAATCCGGGGCTTTCGGACAGCCTGTTCGAGTTCACGCCGCCCAAGGGCGTGACTGTCCAGGACAACACGGTCAGTCAGTAA